From Nguyenibacter vanlangensis, one genomic window encodes:
- a CDS encoding gamma-glutamyltransferase yields MRERPLTPRAPNVPGRAPRRRRGSVLVSTVLAAALAGCSSETANTVKTFGHALFGTGSTSPYLTGFIGNVVADEPQAALVARDVLARGGNAADAAAALGMALAVTLPSRAALGAGGACLAYRPGDGGGGHAFLFTPVAGTTAPGSSAPVDRPAAVPMLARGLYLMQVRYGSVDFSETITPALELARGGISVSHALAGDLAAVQGPLLADPGARAIFGRDDGKALVEGDTLLQPHLAGVLEQMRSMGVGDLYNGALAQSFVAGSQAAGGGLQTGDLRRAIPAETIPLTVRADRMTVAFLPPPADGGLGSAVAFRALSAGGAAGSAGQSAVAAWRAHDGGTQDAAALVARAQAVVDSGAVPQGGALPHLPASTSFAVIDRHGGAVACSLTMDNLFGTGRVAGATGIVIGASPQRLPRPLLTAAIASKGATLRAVVTGSGQNDAADAVAAEMRQVLAGAKPGARPVTANGRINAIACSGGVPGGEGSCAGGTDARSAGLAVGSD; encoded by the coding sequence GTGCGTGAGCGTCCCCTGACCCCCCGGGCCCCGAATGTCCCGGGCCGTGCCCCGCGTCGTCGCAGAGGGAGCGTGCTGGTCTCGACGGTGCTGGCGGCCGCGCTGGCCGGGTGTTCGTCCGAGACGGCCAATACGGTCAAGACCTTCGGCCATGCGCTGTTCGGCACCGGCAGTACCTCGCCGTACCTGACCGGATTCATCGGCAATGTGGTGGCGGACGAACCGCAGGCCGCGCTGGTCGCGCGTGACGTGCTGGCGCGGGGCGGCAATGCCGCCGACGCCGCCGCGGCGCTGGGCATGGCGCTGGCGGTGACCCTGCCGTCGCGCGCGGCGCTGGGCGCGGGCGGGGCCTGCCTGGCCTATCGCCCCGGCGACGGCGGAGGGGGGCATGCCTTCCTGTTCACGCCCGTGGCGGGCACGACCGCGCCGGGGAGCAGCGCCCCGGTCGACCGGCCGGCGGCGGTGCCGATGCTGGCGCGCGGGCTGTACCTGATGCAGGTGCGCTACGGCAGCGTCGATTTTTCCGAGACCATCACGCCGGCGCTGGAACTGGCGCGGGGCGGCATTTCGGTCAGCCATGCCCTGGCAGGCGACCTGGCGGCGGTGCAGGGGCCGTTGCTGGCCGATCCCGGTGCCCGCGCGATCTTCGGTCGCGACGACGGCAAGGCGCTGGTCGAGGGCGATACGCTGCTGCAGCCTCATCTGGCGGGCGTGCTGGAGCAGATGCGCAGCATGGGCGTGGGCGACCTGTATAACGGGGCGCTGGCACAGTCCTTCGTCGCGGGCAGCCAGGCGGCGGGCGGCGGGTTGCAGACCGGCGACCTGCGCCGCGCGATCCCGGCCGAGACGATCCCGCTGACGGTCCGTGCCGATCGCATGACGGTCGCGTTCCTGCCGCCGCCGGCCGATGGCGGGCTGGGCAGCGCGGTGGCCTTCAGGGCGTTGTCGGCCGGCGGCGCGGCCGGATCGGCCGGGCAGTCCGCGGTCGCGGCGTGGCGCGCGCATGACGGCGGTACGCAGGATGCGGCCGCACTGGTGGCGCGCGCGCAGGCGGTCGTCGATTCCGGTGCGGTCCCGCAAGGGGGCGCCCTGCCGCATCTGCCGGCCTCGACCTCGTTCGCCGTGATCGACCGGCATGGGGGGGCGGTGGCCTGCAGCCTGACCATGGACAATCTGTTCGGCACCGGCCGGGTGGCGGGTGCCACCGGCATCGTCATCGGCGCGTCGCCGCAGCGCCTGCCGCGCCCGCTGCTGACGGCGGCGATCGCCAGTAAGGGCGCGACCTTGCGCGCCGTGGTCACCGGGTCGGGCCAGAACGACGCGGCCGACGCGGTGGCCGCCGAGATGCGGCAGGTCCTGGCCGGGGCGAAGCCCGGCGCGCGGCCGGTGACCGCCAACGGACGCATCAATGCCATTGCCTGCTCGGGCGGCGTGCCGGGCGGCGAGGGGAGCTGCGCCGGCGGCACCGATGCAAGGTCGGCGGGGCTGGCGGTCGGGTCGGACTGA
- the gap gene encoding type I glyceraldehyde-3-phosphate dehydrogenase has protein sequence MAVKVAINGFGRIGRLVLRGIIESGRTDVELVAINDLGSVADNAHLLTYDSIHGRFPGEVRVEGNSIVITANGRTYAPIQVSAEPDPTKLPFEGVDVAMECTGRFTTKEKAAHLIEAGARKVIISAPGTHVDATIVYGVNQDTLTSDMTVISNASCTTNCLAPVAKVLDDAFGIERGYMVTIHSYTGDQRTVDTLHKDPRRARAAAINLIPSSTGAARAIGLVLPHLKGKLDGTSIRVPTPNVSLVSLDFVPTRIPASVEEVNEAVRKAASEGPLKGVLAYNTAPLVSSDFNHNIASSTFDATETALIDGGKMVRICSWYDNEWGFSNRMSDTAAVFGSL, from the coding sequence ATGGCTGTCAAAGTCGCAATCAACGGCTTCGGCCGGATCGGCCGCCTGGTCCTGCGCGGCATCATCGAAAGCGGACGCACCGACGTCGAGCTGGTGGCCATCAACGACCTGGGCAGCGTCGCCGACAACGCCCACCTGCTGACCTATGACAGCATCCATGGCCGCTTCCCCGGCGAGGTGCGGGTCGAAGGCAACAGCATCGTCATCACCGCGAACGGCCGCACCTACGCGCCGATCCAGGTATCGGCCGAACCCGACCCGACCAAGTTGCCGTTCGAGGGCGTCGACGTGGCCATGGAATGCACCGGCCGCTTCACGACCAAGGAAAAGGCCGCGCACCTGATCGAAGCCGGCGCGCGCAAGGTCATCATCTCGGCCCCCGGCACCCATGTCGACGCCACCATCGTCTACGGCGTGAACCAGGACACGCTGACCAGCGACATGACGGTGATCTCGAACGCGTCCTGCACCACCAACTGCCTGGCCCCGGTGGCCAAGGTGCTGGACGACGCGTTCGGCATCGAGCGCGGCTACATGGTCACCATCCATTCCTATACCGGCGACCAGCGCACGGTGGACACGCTGCACAAGGACCCGCGCCGGGCCCGCGCGGCGGCGATCAACCTCATCCCGTCCTCGACCGGCGCCGCCCGCGCGATCGGCCTGGTCCTGCCGCACCTCAAGGGCAAGCTGGACGGCACCTCGATCCGCGTGCCCACCCCCAACGTGTCGCTGGTGTCGCTGGATTTCGTGCCGACCCGCATCCCCGCCTCGGTCGAGGAAGTGAACGAGGCGGTGCGCAAGGCCGCGTCCGAAGGCCCGCTGAAGGGCGTGCTGGCCTACAACACCGCGCCGCTGGTCAGCTCGGACTTCAACCACAACATCGCGTCCTCGACCTTCGACGCCACGGAAACCGCGCTGATCGACGGCGGCAAGATGGTGCGCATCTGCAGCTGGTACGACAATGAATGGGGCTTCTCCAACCGCATGTCCGACACGGCCGCGGTCTTCGGGTCCCTCTGA
- a CDS encoding transketolase-like TK C-terminal-containing protein, giving the protein MAGAQTSLTERDDPAHAPEAPLPDSLLAPPAAHDTIRALRDAAHRFIAASIADEDQAARAAAMAVPACVLWNQFLRFDPTNPDWPDRDRFVVSSTRHRPLLHAMMRLAGQTAAGEGVIEYGAHPAVEMAFGPSGQGLGAAIGLALAERQMATRFGRSIVNHRVWVLSCATELSTGVALETASLAARMALDRVTVLLEITPEDADDAADALARHVASGWSVRQVAADDSDAVHAALAAAMRSRKPCMVACTVRAAPRRIPPRAPQGDLASLMWARVTRRGAAARRSWLRRVAKHRHRAEFERTIEGRLPSFWREDWIRSWQVAAGPLPSAMLHTATLRPAALRASRPRAGQPAPTGRPAPAPSRPAATTAAGTTLAHGRQGLVVLRDLLPELLCLFSRRGGELTSPVWGDDPAADCGIRVHGLAALLNGVAAHGGLIPCGATTFVAIDRMRPALRFAALMRRQVIYLLTDDGLALGQDGAGWLPVEQLASLRAMPNVAVFRPADRRETMESWELALRRTDGPSLITLCPTAGEGADSAEPRARRPRFGSARGGYVLDEPRAPRQVTLIATGSEVAIARQAQRALTHEGVHAALVSLPCWELFARQDAAYRDQVLGQAPRIGIEAASAFGWERWLGPGGAFIGMEDFGETAPASELYRRLGITAERICDTAMRLIGETGRDFPSPSGQKAESGRAQPRPTARKG; this is encoded by the coding sequence ATGGCAGGCGCGCAAACCAGTTTGACCGAACGGGACGACCCGGCACACGCGCCGGAAGCTCCCCTCCCAGACTCCCTCCTGGCCCCTCCGGCCGCGCACGACACGATCCGCGCGCTGCGCGACGCCGCGCACCGCTTCATCGCCGCATCGATCGCGGACGAGGATCAGGCCGCCCGGGCCGCCGCCATGGCCGTGCCGGCCTGCGTGCTGTGGAACCAGTTCTTGCGCTTCGACCCCACCAACCCCGACTGGCCGGACCGTGACCGCTTCGTCGTGTCCTCGACCCGTCACCGGCCGCTGCTGCACGCCATGATGCGCCTGGCGGGCCAGACCGCCGCCGGCGAGGGCGTGATCGAATACGGCGCCCACCCGGCGGTCGAAATGGCCTTCGGTCCCAGCGGTCAGGGGCTGGGGGCGGCCATCGGCCTGGCGCTGGCCGAACGGCAGATGGCCACGCGCTTCGGGCGCTCCATCGTCAATCACCGGGTCTGGGTCCTGTCCTGCGCCACCGAACTCTCGACCGGCGTCGCGCTCGAAACCGCATCGCTCGCCGCGCGCATGGCGCTGGACCGGGTGACGGTGCTGCTGGAAATCACGCCCGAGGACGCGGACGACGCCGCCGACGCGCTGGCCCGCCACGTCGCCAGCGGCTGGTCGGTCCGCCAGGTGGCCGCCGACGATTCGGACGCGGTCCATGCCGCGCTGGCCGCCGCCATGCGCTCGCGCAAGCCCTGCATGGTGGCCTGCACCGTGCGGGCGGCGCCGCGCCGCATCCCGCCCCGCGCACCCCAGGGCGACCTGGCCAGCCTGATGTGGGCGCGGGTGACGCGCCGGGGCGCCGCCGCCCGGCGCTCCTGGCTGCGGCGGGTGGCCAAGCACCGCCACCGCGCCGAATTCGAACGCACGATCGAGGGCCGCCTGCCCTCCTTCTGGCGCGAGGACTGGATCCGCTCGTGGCAGGTCGCGGCCGGCCCGCTGCCGTCGGCGATGCTGCATACCGCGACGCTCCGCCCCGCCGCGCTGCGCGCCAGCCGGCCGCGCGCCGGCCAGCCCGCGCCCACGGGCCGGCCCGCCCCCGCCCCGTCCCGTCCCGCCGCCACCACCGCCGCCGGAACGACCTTGGCCCATGGCCGCCAGGGCCTGGTCGTCCTGCGCGACCTGCTGCCGGAATTGCTGTGCCTGTTCTCCCGCCGGGGGGGCGAACTGACCAGCCCCGTCTGGGGTGACGACCCGGCGGCCGATTGCGGCATCCGCGTCCACGGCCTGGCGGCGCTGCTGAACGGGGTGGCGGCCCATGGCGGGCTGATCCCGTGCGGGGCGACCACCTTCGTCGCCATCGACCGCATGCGGCCGGCCCTGCGCTTCGCCGCCCTGATGCGGCGGCAGGTCATCTACCTGCTGACCGATGACGGGCTGGCCCTGGGCCAGGACGGCGCCGGCTGGCTGCCGGTCGAGCAGTTGGCCAGCCTGCGCGCCATGCCCAACGTCGCGGTCTTCCGCCCCGCCGACCGGCGCGAAACGATGGAAAGCTGGGAACTGGCGCTGCGCCGCACCGACGGCCCCAGCCTGATCACCCTGTGCCCCACGGCCGGCGAGGGGGCGGATTCCGCCGAACCGCGCGCCCGGCGCCCGCGCTTCGGCAGCGCGCGCGGCGGCTATGTGCTCGACGAGCCCCGGGCCCCGCGCCAGGTCACGCTGATCGCCACGGGCAGCGAGGTCGCGATCGCCCGCCAGGCCCAGCGCGCGCTGACGCACGAGGGCGTGCACGCGGCGCTGGTCTCCCTGCCCTGCTGGGAACTCTTCGCCCGGCAGGACGCCGCCTATCGCGACCAGGTGCTGGGCCAGGCCCCGCGCATCGGCATCGAGGCCGCCTCGGCCTTCGGCTGGGAACGCTGGCTGGGTCCGGGCGGCGCCTTCATCGGCATGGAGGATTTCGGCGAGACGGCGCCCGCCAGCGAACTCTACCGCCGGCTGGGCATCACCGCCGAACGGATCTGCGACACCGCAATGCGGCTGATCGGCGAGACAGGGCGTGACTTTCCGTCGCCTTCCGGGCAGAAAGCTGAGAGCGGCCGCGCCCAGCCAAGGCCGACGGCCCGAAAAGGCTGA
- the recA gene encoding recombinase RecA, with amino-acid sequence MAQAPGIDKSKALEGALSQIERAFGKGSVMRLGQRPNEQVDVISTGSLGLDIALGIGGLPRGRIVEIYGPESSGKTTLALHAIAEAQKKGGVCAFIDAEHALDPGYARKLGVDVDNLLISQPDAGEQALEIADTLVRSGAIDVLVVDSVAALVPRAELEGDMGDSHVGLHARLMSQALRKLTGTVSRSNTMMIFLNQIRLKIGVMFGSPETTTGGNALKFYASVRMDIRRIGQIKDKDEVVGNQTRVKVVKNKMAPPFRQVEFDIVYGEGISKMGELIDLGVKAGIVEKSGAWFSYDSQRIGQGRENAKQFLRDHPEMAADIERRVREQAGVVAEAMLVSPGEQDLADAAE; translated from the coding sequence ATGGCGCAGGCACCGGGCATTGACAAAAGCAAGGCGCTGGAAGGCGCGCTGAGCCAGATCGAGCGCGCGTTCGGCAAAGGGTCGGTCATGCGTCTGGGGCAGCGCCCCAACGAGCAGGTCGACGTCATTTCCACCGGCTCGCTGGGCCTGGATATCGCGCTGGGGATCGGCGGGCTGCCGCGCGGGCGCATCGTCGAGATCTATGGTCCCGAAAGCTCGGGCAAGACGACGCTGGCCCTGCATGCCATCGCCGAGGCCCAGAAGAAGGGCGGCGTGTGCGCCTTCATCGATGCCGAGCATGCGCTGGATCCCGGCTATGCCCGCAAGCTGGGGGTGGATGTCGACAATCTGCTGATCAGCCAGCCCGATGCCGGCGAGCAGGCGCTGGAGATTGCCGACACGCTGGTGCGGTCGGGCGCGATCGACGTGCTGGTGGTGGACAGCGTCGCGGCCCTGGTGCCGCGCGCGGAACTGGAGGGCGACATGGGCGACAGCCATGTCGGCCTGCATGCCCGGCTGATGAGCCAGGCGCTGCGCAAGCTGACCGGCACCGTGTCGCGGTCCAACACCATGATGATCTTCCTGAACCAGATCCGCCTGAAGATCGGCGTGATGTTCGGCAGCCCCGAGACGACGACGGGCGGCAACGCGCTGAAATTCTACGCCTCGGTCCGGATGGATATCCGCCGCATCGGGCAGATCAAGGACAAGGACGAGGTCGTGGGCAACCAGACCCGCGTGAAGGTCGTCAAGAACAAGATGGCCCCGCCCTTCCGCCAGGTGGAATTCGACATCGTGTATGGCGAAGGCATCAGCAAGATGGGCGAATTGATCGACCTGGGGGTCAAGGCCGGTATCGTCGAGAAATCGGGGGCCTGGTTCTCGTATGACAGCCAGCGGATCGGCCAGGGGCGCGAGAACGCCAAGCAGTTCCTGCGCGACCATCCCGAGATGGCTGCCGATATCGAACGCCGGGTGCGCGAGCAGGCCGGCGTGGTGGCCGAGGCGATGCTGGTCTCTCCCGGCGAACAGGACCTGGCCGACGCGGCCGAGTGA
- a CDS encoding DsbA family protein, producing the protein MPPISPARPSLPRRAARHAAAAAALAAALWLPGGGAAHAEGSFTPDQRREIVEIVRNALKTDPTILSDAIAALRAGAEAQAQATTRDALAANRAALTNPLPTDAILGNPRGRTIMVEFYDPRCPYCRKVLPDLDRLVHDDPDVRIVEKVVPVLGPASLLAAQAIAAAALQGGQDAYFRMQHALMTDSQKPDMARIRALAAQAGLDADRLARDMDGADVAATLRANMTLANAIHLEGTPTFVFDAHYVIPGAVDLDDLKAAIAKVRHG; encoded by the coding sequence TTGCCGCCCATCTCCCCCGCCCGCCCGTCCCTCCCGCGCCGCGCCGCGCGGCACGCCGCCGCCGCCGCCGCACTGGCGGCCGCGCTGTGGCTTCCGGGCGGCGGCGCGGCGCATGCCGAGGGCAGCTTCACCCCGGACCAGCGGCGCGAGATCGTCGAGATCGTCCGCAACGCGCTGAAGACCGACCCGACCATCCTGTCCGACGCCATCGCCGCCCTGCGCGCCGGGGCCGAGGCCCAGGCACAGGCCACCACCCGCGACGCGCTGGCCGCCAACCGCGCGGCGCTGACCAATCCGCTCCCCACCGACGCCATCCTGGGCAATCCGCGCGGCCGCACCATCATGGTGGAATTCTACGACCCGCGCTGCCCCTATTGCCGCAAGGTCCTGCCCGACCTCGACCGGCTGGTGCATGACGATCCCGACGTCCGGATCGTCGAAAAAGTGGTGCCGGTGCTGGGCCCGGCCAGCCTGCTGGCCGCCCAGGCCATCGCCGCCGCCGCCCTGCAGGGCGGGCAGGACGCCTATTTCCGCATGCAGCACGCCCTGATGACCGACAGCCAGAAGCCGGACATGGCGCGCATCCGCGCCCTGGCGGCGCAGGCCGGGCTGGATGCCGACCGGCTGGCCAGGGACATGGACGGCGCGGACGTCGCGGCCACCTTGCGGGCCAACATGACGCTGGCCAACGCGATCCACCTCGAGGGCACACCCACCTTCGTCTTCGACGCGCACTACGTCATCCCCGGCGCGGTCGACCTGGACGACCTGAAGGCCGCGATCGCAAAGGTCCGCCACGGCTGA
- the hemA gene encoding 5-aminolevulinate synthase, with amino-acid sequence MTRRPAGPAAAQENSRVASIDVGGHPFYRFCRSALEDIRKQGRYRQFTPLARQADRFPVYEQGGDVQAVAAADGREVVVWSANDYLGMGVEPAVVEAAIAAIREHGAGAGGTRNIAGTSPLHAALEAELADLHGKEAGLLFVSGYVSNQASLQAILTSMPGWICFSDRQNHASMIAGIKGARGASCVIFEHNDLADLEAKLAAAPKDAPKLIAFESVYSMDGDIADIAATCALARKYGAMTYLDEVHAVGLYGPEGAGVARRDGVADQVDIIEGTLAKGFGVHGGYVTGSAELIDYLRSVASGFIFTTALPPSVVAAALASVRLVRRESWRRERLFARVAAFRGRLRAAGVPFMETPSHIVPIPVGDADRCTEISRRLLSEYGLYATPINYPTVPRGTERLRLTPGPFHTDAMMDDMVAALARLLGVSADRHTEAA; translated from the coding sequence ATGACGCGCCGGCCAGCCGGGCCGGCGGCGGCGCAGGAGAATTCGAGAGTGGCCAGCATCGACGTGGGCGGACATCCTTTCTACCGGTTCTGCCGGTCCGCGCTGGAAGATATCCGCAAACAGGGTCGTTATCGCCAGTTTACGCCGCTGGCGCGCCAGGCCGATCGTTTTCCGGTCTATGAGCAGGGCGGCGACGTCCAGGCGGTCGCCGCCGCGGACGGGCGCGAGGTGGTGGTCTGGTCCGCGAACGACTATCTGGGCATGGGGGTCGAGCCGGCGGTGGTCGAGGCCGCGATCGCCGCGATCCGCGAGCATGGGGCCGGGGCGGGCGGCACGCGTAACATCGCGGGCACCAGTCCGCTTCATGCTGCGCTGGAGGCCGAGCTGGCCGACCTGCACGGCAAGGAGGCGGGGCTGCTGTTCGTGTCGGGCTATGTCTCGAACCAGGCCAGCCTGCAGGCGATCCTGACCAGCATGCCGGGGTGGATCTGCTTTTCCGACCGGCAGAACCATGCCTCGATGATCGCCGGGATCAAGGGGGCGCGCGGCGCCTCGTGCGTGATCTTTGAACATAACGACCTGGCGGACCTGGAAGCCAAGCTGGCGGCCGCGCCCAAGGATGCGCCGAAGCTGATCGCCTTCGAGAGCGTCTATTCGATGGACGGCGACATTGCCGATATCGCGGCCACCTGTGCGCTGGCGCGGAAATACGGGGCCATGACCTATCTGGACGAGGTCCATGCCGTGGGGCTGTACGGCCCCGAGGGCGCGGGCGTGGCGCGGCGCGACGGCGTGGCCGACCAGGTCGACATCATCGAGGGCACGCTGGCCAAGGGATTCGGCGTCCATGGCGGGTATGTCACCGGATCGGCCGAACTGATCGATTATCTGCGCAGCGTGGCGTCGGGCTTCATCTTCACCACCGCGCTGCCGCCCTCGGTGGTGGCGGCGGCGCTGGCCAGCGTGCGGCTGGTGCGCCGCGAGTCGTGGCGGCGCGAGCGGCTGTTCGCGCGCGTCGCGGCATTTCGCGGCCGGCTGCGGGCGGCGGGGGTGCCGTTCATGGAGACCCCCAGCCACATCGTGCCGATTCCGGTGGGGGATGCGGATCGCTGCACCGAGATCAGCCGCCGCCTGCTGTCGGAATACGGGCTGTACGCCACGCCGATCAACTATCCCACCGTGCCGCGCGGCACCGAGCGGCTGCGCCTGACGCCGGGGCCGTTCCATACCGACGCGATGATGGACGACATGGTCGCGGCCCTGGCCAGGTTGCTGGGCGTGTCGGCCGACCGGCATACCGAGGCCGCGTAA
- a CDS encoding phosphoglycerate kinase: MAALSFKTLDALQPKGRKVLLRADLNVPVRDGRITDLTRIERLVPTIRELADKGARVIVASHFDRPKGKRVPEMSLAPIAQALGQALGRPVQFADDCVGPVAEAAVARLQDGDVLVLENTRFHAGEEKNDPDLSKALASLADDYVNDAFSAAHRAHASTEGVARFLPSFAGRLMEAELNALNVALENPVRPVGAIVGGAKISTKLDLIGNLLEKVDVLIVGGAMANTFLAAKGVHVGKSLQEADMHDTARAIMAKAQAGGCEIVLPVDAVTATEFKADPPTKIVPVDAIPADSMVLDAGPATVELLREKIVGLKTLVWNGPLGAFELHPFDAATNQVAAEVARRTQAGQLTSVAGGGDTVSALRHAGVADEMSYTSTAGGAFLEWLEGKTLPGIQALGEISERFLPL; encoded by the coding sequence ATGGCCGCCCTGTCCTTCAAGACGCTGGACGCCTTGCAGCCCAAGGGGCGCAAGGTGCTCTTGCGCGCCGACCTGAACGTGCCCGTGCGCGACGGCCGGATCACCGACCTGACGCGAATCGAACGCCTGGTTCCCACCATCCGCGAACTGGCGGACAAGGGGGCCCGGGTGATCGTCGCCAGCCATTTCGACCGTCCGAAGGGCAAGCGCGTCCCCGAGATGTCGCTGGCCCCGATCGCCCAGGCCCTGGGCCAGGCGCTGGGCCGACCGGTCCAGTTCGCCGACGACTGCGTGGGCCCGGTGGCCGAGGCCGCCGTCGCCAGGCTGCAGGACGGCGACGTGCTGGTGCTGGAAAACACCCGCTTCCACGCCGGCGAGGAAAAGAACGACCCCGACCTGTCCAAGGCGCTGGCATCGCTGGCCGACGATTACGTCAATGACGCGTTCTCCGCGGCCCACCGCGCCCATGCCTCGACCGAAGGCGTCGCGCGCTTCCTGCCGTCCTTCGCCGGCCGCCTGATGGAGGCCGAGCTGAACGCGCTGAACGTCGCGCTGGAAAACCCGGTCCGCCCGGTCGGCGCGATCGTGGGCGGCGCCAAGATCTCGACCAAGCTGGATCTGATCGGCAACCTGCTGGAAAAGGTCGACGTGCTGATCGTCGGCGGCGCCATGGCCAATACCTTCCTGGCCGCCAAGGGCGTGCATGTCGGCAAGTCGCTGCAGGAAGCCGACATGCACGACACCGCGCGCGCGATCATGGCCAAGGCCCAGGCCGGCGGCTGCGAGATCGTGCTGCCGGTCGACGCGGTGACGGCGACGGAATTCAAGGCTGATCCGCCGACCAAGATCGTGCCGGTCGATGCCATCCCCGCCGATTCCATGGTCCTGGACGCCGGTCCCGCGACCGTTGAGCTGCTGCGCGAGAAGATCGTCGGGCTCAAGACCCTGGTCTGGAATGGCCCGCTCGGCGCGTTCGAGCTTCATCCCTTCGACGCCGCCACCAACCAAGTCGCGGCCGAGGTCGCCCGCCGCACCCAGGCCGGCCAGTTGACCAGCGTCGCCGGCGGCGGCGACACGGTCTCGGCGCTGCGCCATGCCGGCGTGGCGGACGAAATGTCCTACACCTCGACCGCGGGCGGCGCCTTCCTGGAATGGCTGGAAGGCAAGACCCTGCCCGGCATCCAGGCCCTCGGCGAGATCTCGGAACGGTTCCTGCCGCTCTGA